The sequence AGGATCTTCCAGTCGAGAGCAGGCTTGGATCTTTCTTTGATGAAGTCTTCAAGGTTCCCTCCGGACAAGTAGTTGTAGATAAGGAACATCTCTGTCTCGCTCGCGTGGTAACCTATTAGCATAACGAGATTCGGATGCCTAACCATTTCGAGAGCTGAGATCTCCGCGTGGAACTGTTGGTCCCCTTGGAACCTACCAATGGAGAGTCTTTTAACAGCGAAGACATTGTTTGGAGAGACTTCAGCTTTGTATGTGGAACCGAACCCACCGTGTCCTATACAGTTCGAGTTGCTGAAGTAGCCAGTGGCTCTAACGATGCTCTCGTAGGTCAGAGGGACACCATTGTCCACAAAGACTTTGATCTCCTTTGGTTCAACCACTTGAACTTGCGAGTTACGTTTGCCTTTTCTAGTGTAGATGAACAAGACAACGAGGACGAGAAGGACAAAGACAATAACTGAAGCCGACACGATTGAAGCTATCTCGATAGGGTACAAACCGGTTTTGTCTGAAGAATCTGAGGTTGAACTCGCTtcgttctcttcttcttcttcttcaccgttATGACTCATGAGTTTCCTGACAGCATTGCGTGAGAAACTCTGAACCCTAAAGTCGTTGCCTTGAAGGTCAAGGAACTCTAACCTCTTCAACCCCCAGATCTCCTTTGGAACTTGGCCTCCAAGGTTGTTGAAAGCAAGagataaaaccctaatctcggaGAGCCTTCCGACCACCGGAGAGATCTCGCCGCCGAGTCTAGTCTCGTCGAGGGTTAGAGAGACGACTCTGAGATCGGAGTTGCAAGAGACACCGAACCAGGAACAGTGGTTGGAGATGTTCGGATCCCAGCTAGAGAGAACACCGTGTGGATCGGAGAAGCTAGTCTTCAACTCGAGAAGAACAGTTGCGTCGTGGAAAGGTTTGAGTTTCCGAGAAGATGAAAACGCAAACAGATTCAGAAGAAGCAGCAAGAACAAAGCAAGGAGCGTTTTCTTCATTTCTCCAACCAGAGAGAGTTAGAGAGAGATGAACGCAGGAAGATAATCAAAGCCCTGATTTTTCGatttaccctttttttttgagaaacataaaatcaaataaaaaggttTTAAGTCTTTTGTAGATTTttgatctctttctctctctctctctcgaaatTCAAGTTGCAAAAGATGAAAGTTTCTTTACTCTAAAAGAAAACgacaattttaaaagaaaacaaaaatatttattggctCAATAAtcaatacaaaagaaaaaagttagTTGACGTATTGGAAACAGTCAAACGAGTATATGAACTTCGAggaaaagaagaacaaagaatGATAAAACAAAGTCTAAAAAGCTTAgctttcaaaatatatatatatttttaactaggaatttttttcaaaacacaCTACTTTACTAATTATCAgtgatgttaaaaaaatatattgttaaaaaatGGTGATGttaataatgtatatattttaaataaaat is a genomic window of Brassica napus cultivar Da-Ae chromosome A2, Da-Ae, whole genome shotgun sequence containing:
- the LOC106393578 gene encoding probable LRR receptor-like serine/threonine-protein kinase RPK1, encoding MKKTLLALFLLLLLNLFAFSSSRKLKPFHDATVLLELKTSFSDPHGVLSSWDPNISNHCSWFGVSCNSDLRVVSLTLDETRLGGEISPVVGRLSEIRVLSLAFNNLGGQVPKEIWGLKRLEFLDLQGNDFRVQSFSRNAVRKLMSHNGEEEEEENEASSTSDSSDKTGLYPIEIASIVSASVIVFVLLVLVVLFIYTRKGKRNSQVQVVEPKEIKVFVDNGVPLTYESIVRATGYFSNSNCIGHGGFGSTYKAEVSPNNVFAVKRLSIGRFQGDQQFHAEISALEMVRHPNLVMLIGYHASETEMFLIYNYLSGGNLEDFIKERSKPALDWKILHKIALDVARALAYLHEQCSPKVLHRDIKPSNILLDNNYNAYLSDFGLSKLLGASQSHVTTGVAGTFGYVAPEYAMTCRVSEKADVYSYGIVILELISDKRALDPSFSSHENGFNIVSWAHMMLSQGKAKEVFTKGLWETGPQDDLVEVLHLALKCTVDSLSIRPTMKQAVKQLKRIHPSRL